One Rhinoderma darwinii isolate aRhiDar2 chromosome 6, aRhiDar2.hap1, whole genome shotgun sequence DNA window includes the following coding sequences:
- the LOC142656007 gene encoding uncharacterized protein LOC142656007, which yields MKYVINLEKFSPKGIKIVWTCGVGREEEVLSSTESPSHNPDRSYNVSSEVRITEDRHKDPGFRVRATWEHESMDNPESRELSIRDSDYRWRPVIEEIQIPRLLYGTPATLQCQISGYFPDAVAVKWKRRAGDQLYEETDAAGNQRTTSRRAADNTYSCTACLTITPTLQTHQGAEYICLVEHPSLENPIEKSTGTLQVIAKPQMLDPIEITMADSSRVQFSLNLQKFYPKDIKISWHWENTSGKYVISAAETFRTQDDNLTYDVTSVVWNSSHSFNDPEMKIIVLWKHEAMETPETRSLSIRDLPWRPHVKSINVPELRDGRQATLTCNIAGYFPDLLSVSWFTMKHGNVTALPIESLQKAKNVTALPKESLEKDRTYKISQKKKEQKDKTYSFEASLTFTPLISLDQESEIICRVEHPSLEHPSETSTGPLHMRCKKAK from the exons ATGAAGTATGTGATCAATCTGGAGAAATTTTCTCCTAAAGGCATCAAGATTGTATGGACATGTGGAGTGGGAAGAGAAGAAGAAGTCCTATCATCCACTGAATCACCGTCACATAATCCTGACAGATCCTACAACGTCTCCAGTGAGGTCAGAATTACTGAGGATCGTCACAAGGATCCAGGATTCAGAGTACGAGCGACCTGGGAACATGAATCTATGGACAACCCAGAATCCAGGGAACTGTCTATCAGAGATTCAG ATTACAGATGGAGACCAGTTATAGAAGAGATTCAGATTCCTCGTCTACTTTACGGCACCCCGGCCACCCTGCAGTGTCAGATCTCGGGGTATTTCCCGGATGCAGTCGCTGTGAAATGGAAGAGACGTGCTGGAGATCAGTTATATGAAGAGACCGACGCTGCTGGTAACCAGAGAACAACATCCAGGAGAGCGGCCGATAACACCTACAGCTGTACAGCCTGTCTTACTATCACCCCCACACTACAGACACATCAGGGGGCAGAATATATATGTCTGGTGGAGCACCCCTCCCTGGAGAATCCCATAGAGAAAAGCACAGGAACGCTACAAGTCATTG CTAAACCCCAAATGTTGGATCCTATAGAGATCACTATGGCAGATTCATCTCGTGTTCAGTTCTCTCTGAATCTACAGAAGTTTTACCCTAAAGATATAAAAATCTCCTGGCACTGGGAAAATACGTCTGGTAAATATGTAATATCAGCTGCGGAAACATTCAGAACACAGGACGATAATCTCACATATGATGTCACCAGTGTTGTCTGGAATTCTAGTCATTCATTCAATGATCCAGAGATGAAAATCATTGTACTGTGGAAGCACGAGGCTATGGAGACGCCAGAGACAAGATCACTAAGTATCAGAG ATCTGCCCTGGCGTCCACACGTTAAATCTATCAACGTCCCAGAGCTGCGAGATGGTAGACAAGCCACACTGACCTGTAATATAGCCGGGTATTTCCCTGATCTTCTATCGGTTAGCTGGTTCACAATGAAGCACGGAAATGTGACTGCTCTGCCCATAGAATCATTACAGAAGGCCAAAAATGTGACTGCTCTGCCCAAAGAATCATTAGAGAAGGACAGAACTTACAAGATCTCACAGAAGAAAAAGGAACAGAAAGACAAAACTTACTCCTTTGAAGCTTCATTGACTTTTACCCCATTAATAAGTTTAGACCAAGAATCAGAAATCATCTGCAGAGTGGAGCATCCCAGCCTGGAGCATCCCAGCGAGACAAGCACCGGACCCCTACACATGAG GTGTAAAAAAGCAAAATGA
- the LOC142656685 gene encoding CD276 antigen homolog: MAFLGLLLCLLLHQTFAELEVFAPSPQRVLNGFTVVLPCTFSVHKLHFDPKYLAILWSFQGRQILVYDNKGITKDPRVTFDVEATKNGNASLAVANVTLSDGGTYSCLVVYSPERIEKDIILEVQVRPVIIFPNQTVRKERENTLLCVAVGFFPQDIKITWTLDGKIQNNSIIQEPVKNKDGTCNVTSSVTFTMRPPLEAKTLSCRVHHTSLHEPLQEDLKLIYEEETPSEIIVACCVLVLMLIIIIAGVLWWKRKRGRKDKGPFTVRDIEGPPKLIDGEEATLYYTVDTCPENLCVTWLIRSAGQVQEIQTSQMRGHSEEGESLLDKSYVIKSQREGHQNLSSLRFIPHMERHKDVTFLCRGVSSQHNDEKTFHCKTIYGEIFLLYDMMDNVIMLLFLTIVSL; this comes from the exons TTGCTGAACTAGAAGTCTTTGCTCCATCGCCTCAGCGGGTGCTTAATGGATTCACTGTGGTTCTGCCGTGCACCTTCTCTGTCCATAAACTGCATTTTGATCCTAAATACCTCGCTATATTATGGAGTTTTCAGGGAAGGCAGATTCTGGTATATGACAACAAAGGTATAACCAAGGACCCAAGGGTGACATTCGATGTAGAGGCAACGAAAAATGGAAATGCTTCGCTCGCAGTGGCCAATGTGACACTCTCTGATGGTGGGACCTATTCATGCCTGGTAGTTTACAGTCCAGAACGAATAGAAAAGGATATTATATTGGAGGTGCAAG TGAGACCTGTAATCATATTTCCTAATCAAACTGTCCGTAAAGAAAGAGAGAACACTCTGCTCTGTGTGGCTGTCGGCTTCTTTCCCCAGGATATTAAAATAACATGGACTTTAGATGGAAAAATCCAAAACAATTCCATAATTCAAGAACCAGTGAAAAATAAAGACGGCACCTGCAATGTGACCAGCTCTGTGACATTCACGATGAGACCACCTCTAGAAGCCAAGACCTTATCCTGTAGAGTCCATCATACGTCCCTTCATGAACCTCTCCAGGAGGACTTGAAGCTCATCTATGAAG AGGAAACCCCGTCTGAGATCATTGTTGCCTGTTGTGTGCTTGTGCTTATGCTGATAATTATTATCGCTGGTGTTCTGTGGTGGAAACGAAAACGAGGAAGGAAAG ATAAAGGACCATTCACAGTAAGAGACATCGAGGGTCCTCCTAAGCTGATTGATGGAGAGGAAGCCACCCTGTACTACACAGTGGACACCTGCCCCGAGAACCTGTGTGTGACTTGGCTGATAAGAAGCGCTGGACAGGTCCAGGAGATCCAGACGTCTCAGATGAGAGGACATTCAGAAGAAGGAGAGAGTTTACTGGATAAATCCTATGTGATCAAATCACAACGTGAGGGACATCAGAATTTATCATCACTGAGATTCATACCCCACATGGAAAGACATAAAGACGTGACCTTCCTCTGTAGAGGTGTCTCCAGCCAACATAATGATGAGAAGACGTTTCACTGTAAGACTATTTATGGTGAGATATTTCTTTTATATGACATGATGGATAATGTTATCATGTTACTATTCCTGACAATCGTATCGCTGTAG